The window AGGCGTCCACCCTCGCGGCGGCGCCGCTGGTTTATTTCAACAAGAACCCCGCCTCGATCGAGGCGACCTGGAAGTACCTGATGGTCGGCTCGGTGGGCATCGCCCTGGCGCTGCTCGGCTCGCTCTTCCTGGGATACGCCGCGCTCGCCGGCACCGGCCAGACCTCGCTGGACCTAGGGCGTTTGGCCGATGAGGCGCCGCGCTTCTCGCGCCCCTGGCTGCGCGCCGCGTTCGTGGTGTTGCTGGTGGGCTACGGCACGAAGATGGGGCTCGCCCCGATGCACACCTGGAAGCCCGACGCCTACGGCGAGGCGCCGGGGGCGGTGGGGGCGTTGTTGGCCGGTGCGATGACGAACGCCGCGTTCCTGGCGCTCCTGCGCGTGTATCGCATCGTGGACGCCGGCGGAGAGGGCGAGTTCGCCCGACAGCTCCTGGTCACCATGGGCCTCGTGTCCATGGGATGGGCCGCGGTGTTCCTGGTTCGTCAGCCGGACTTCAAGCGCATGCTCGGCTACTCCAGCGTCGAGCACATGGGCATCCTGGTCCTGGGCGTCGGCATCGGCGGCGCCGGCACCAGCGCGGCGTTGCTCCACAGCGCGAACAACGGGCTGGCGAAGGTGGTGATGTTCCTGGCGGCGGCGAACATCCACCGCGCGTTCGGCTCCAAGCGCGTCGAAGATCTGCCCGGGGCCATCCGGCACCTGCCGGTGAGCGCCGTGCTGTTCGTCTTGGGTTTCCTGGCCGCCACCGGCGCACCGCCCTTCGGTCCGTTCGTGAGCCTGTTCGGCGTGGCCCGTGCCAGCCTCGGTGGCGGCCGCTGGTTCGTGGGCAGCGCGTTCCTGCTCCTGCTCGCGGCCGTGTTCGCGGGCATGGCGGCCACCGTGCTCGACGTCGCCTACCGCGCGAGCTCGGAGCGCACGCCGCGCTTCCGCGATCGAGCCGGGACCACCTTGGCCCCTGCGCTGGCGCTGGGGCTGCTCGTCGTGCTCGGGGTGGCGCTGCCGCGGCCGTTCTCGGAGCTGATCGGAGCCGCGTCGCGCGCGCTCACGGGTGCGGGATGAGCGCGAAGCGAGCCAGGAATGCCGCCTCGGTGGCGCTCGCGGAGATCCCTCGAGTGCCGTTCCAGGAGCTGGCGGCCGAGCTGACGGCCTCCGGGGCCAGGCTCGCGAGCCTCTTCGGAGCGCAGACGGGCGAAGGACTGGAGCTCTACGCCGTGATCGCTCACGACGACGACGCCGAGCTCGGGCTGGTCCGCGCGCCGCTCCCGGACAGGTACCCCGCGCTCACGTTGGCCTGCCCCGAGGCGCACTGGTTCGAGCGCGAGCTCGCAGAGCAGTGGGGCGTCGTGCCGGTCGGGCACCCGTTCCTCAAGCCGATCCGCTTCCATCGCTCGTTCCGTCCGGGTCACGACGCTTGGGGACGCGATCCCGCCGAACCCATCGTGCCCGGCGACGCCGACTTCTACCGAGTGGCGGGCGACGAGGTGCATGAGGTCGCGGTCGGGCCCGTGCACGCGGGCGTGATCGAGCCAGGGCACTTCCGCCTCCAGTGCCACGGAGAGCAGGTGCTGCACCTCGAGATCTCCCTCGGCTACCAGCACCGCGGCGTGGAGCGCGCCGCCCTGGGCGGCCCCCACCGCCTGACGCTGGCCCAGATGGAGACAATCGCCGGCGACACGACCGTCGGTCACACGACGGCCTACTGCCAGGCGCTGGAGGCGCTGGCGCGCGTCGCCGTACCACCGCGCGCCCAGGTCGTGCGTGCCATCGGGCTCGAGCTCGAGCGCTTGGCCAATCACACCGGCGATCTGGGAGCGCTGGCCGGGGACGTGGCCTACCAGCCCACGGCGGCGTTCTGCGGGCGGCTCCGCGGCGACTTCCTGAACATGACCGCGCTCATCGCGGGCAGCCGCTTCGGCCGCGGTCTGATCCGCCCCGGTGGAGTGGGGTTCGATCTGGACGACGAGCTGGTGAGCGAGCTCCGCCGCCGCCTCGACGCCGCGGAGCGGGACGTGCGCGGCGCCGCCGAGCTCCTGTTCGCGTCCGCCGGCACGCAGGCCCGCTTCGAGGAGACCGGCGTCGTCGGCAAGGCCACCATGCGGTCGATCGGCGCGGTGGGCGTCGCAGCGCGGGCCTCGGGCCTGCCGCGGGACGTGCGCCACGACCACCCGAGCGGCGCGTATCGCTTCTTCCAGCTGCCCGTCGCGACCGCCGAGCGCGGCGACGTCTACTCGCGGGCGTTCGTGCGCTGGCTCGAGATGGAGGACTCCATCGACTTCGTCCGCGACCGCCTCGACGATCTGCCGCGGGCCCGACCGTCGGCCCCGGTGACGGAGCTCACCCCGAGCTCGCTGGTGGTGTCGCTGGTCGAAGGCTGGCGCGGCGAGCTCTGCCACGTCGCGCTCACCGACGAGCGCGGTCGCCTCGCTCGCTACAAGATCACCGACCCCTCGTTCCACAACTGGTTCGCGCTCGCGCTGGCGCTGCGCGATCAGGAGATCTCGGACTTCCCCCTGTGCAACAAGAGCTTCAACCTCTCCTACGCGGGGCATGATCTATGAGCCAGGAGGAACGCTAGTCGTGCTCAAGGCGCTGCTCGCCCGTGCTCGTCAGGGGCACCGGACCCTGAAGTACCCGGCTGGTCCGCCCGTGGAGCAGCCGGCGCGCTTCCGCGGCCTGCCGGTGCTCGACCAGACGAAGTGCCCCGAAGGCTGCGAGGCGTGCATCGACTCTTGCCCGACGGTCGCCATCGCGCGAGGCGAAGAGCTCACGCTGGATCTCGGTCGCTGCCTGCTCTGCACGGAGTGTACGCGGGCGTGCCCGACCGGGGCCATCGAGCTGACCAAGGACGCGCGCCTTGCGGTGCGACGGCGCGAGCACCTCCGGCTCCGCTCGGGCGCCGAGCTCGAGCGAGCGCACGCGCTCGAGGGGGAGCTCATGCAGCTCTTCGGCCGCTCGCTCAAGCTCCGCCAGGTCAGCGCGGGCGGCTGCAATGCCTGTGAGGCCGACTGCAACGTGCTCGGCACCGTCGTCTGGGACATGGGCCGCTTCGGCATCCAGTTCGTCGCCTCGCCGCGCCACGCCGACGGCCTGCTCATCACCGGTCCGGTCACCGAGAACATGCGCCTGGCGCTCCAGAAGACCTACGCCGCGCTCCCGGATCCGAAGCTGGTCATCGCCGTGGGCGCCTGCGCCATCAGCGGCGGCCCGTTCCTGGAGAGCGACGCGCAGCACGGCGGCGCGGACGGCACGGTGCCCGTGGACCTTTACGTGCCGGGCTGCCCGCCGCACCCGCTCACCATCTTGGACGGGCTCCTGCGCCTGCTCGGTCGCGTCCAGAGCTGAGCATTTCGCGCAACTGTCGCGTCCTGAAGCGACCTCAGCGCCGGATGTGCGCTTTCTATGCGCGAGTTGAGGCCTCGAGCAGGGAACGGCCATTGCATGGCCATCGACCCGGGTGGGAGAAGGAGTGGATGACATGAAGACATATTCGAGCACGCTTGCGCTTTGCCTCGTCGGCGCGGCCTTCCTGGGTTGCAGCGGTGAAGACGGCGCCGCCGGGGCAAAAGGAGCACAGGGAGATCCGGGCGCGCAGGGCAACCCTGGAGCGAAAGGCGACCCCGGGGATCCGGGCGATCCGGGTGCCCAGGGCGATCCGGGCGCCAAGGGCGATCCCGGGGATCCAGGCGCCACGGGCGATGCCGGCCAGGATTGGCCGGGACCCGCGCCCGCGGCCTACACAGCCGCAGACGGGATCAAGGGCGGAGCGGCCTTCTCCGAGTGGTTCGGCACGAACGGCGCCGGCAAGGGCACCCTCGCCCAGTACAGCCTCACCGTCGGTTCCGAGTTCGTGCGCTGCAAGTCCTGTCACGGTTGGGACGGCCTCGGGAACGCAGGCTCGTACGCGAACCGAACCGGTCTCAGCACCGGCACGGCGACCCGCCCCGACGTCTCCGACGTGAACCTGCGCGTCACCGTGGCCACGAACACCTATCAAGAGCTGTACGACCTGATCGAGGCCAGCTGGGGTCGCCCCATGAACCTGGGCAGCGACAATCGTCACCCGGACTTCTCCACGTTCCTCGACGCGGGGCAGATCTGGAACATCGTGAAATTCATGCGTGAAGAGTGGGTGGAGCCGAACGCGCTCTACGACTTGCAGGTCTCTGGCCCGCCGATGCACTACGAAATGGTGGCTGGCGTGTGGACCCTGATGAAGCCGACCCTCACCTTCAGCAACATCGGCAAGGACGGCGACGCGGTCGCCGGCAAGACCCTGTACGGCACGAAGTGCCAGAACTGCCACGGCGCCACCGGCGCGACCGTGACGCTGGAGAGCGGCACGATGACGTTGGGACAGTTCGTGCGCGCCAAGCCTCACGAGGCGTGGTTCAAGATCAAGTTCGGCCAGGGCACCGCCATGGCTCCCGGCGACGTCAAGGCGACGTCTGACCTCAAGAACTTGTACAAGGCCCTGGCCAACACGACGGACTTCCCCGACAAGTGAAGACCGGCGGAGCCGAGTGCGTGGTCAGCCCTCTACCTCCCCGCTGACCACGCGCTCGTGACCGCCCAGATCCCGGCGCGTCGCGAGCTCGACGAGCCCGGCTCGCGCGAACAGCTCCCGGACGCGGGGTGCCTGATCGTACTGGACCTCCAGCGCGAGCACGCCGCCGGGGACCAGGCGCGAGACTCCCTCCGCGACGATGCGCCGGATGACGTCCAGGCCATCGGCCCCGGCGGAGAGCGCGACCTTCGGCTCGAAGTCGCGGATGCCGGCGTCGAGCTTGGCGACGTCCGCCTCGGGGATGTAGGGCGGGTTGGCCGTGATCAGATCGAAGCGCTCGCTCGCCGGGATCGGCGCGAACAGATCGCCGGCGAGGAAGCGCATGCCGAACACGGCGCCCAGGCGCTGCGCGTTTTCGAGCGCCAGCCCGAGCGCCGGCTCCGACACGTCCGTGGCCGTGACGCGCCAGGTGGGTCGCTGCTTGGCGAAGCTCACCGCGACGCAGCCCGAGCCGGTACACAGGTCGAGCGCGTTGCCGAACATGTAGCGAGCGCGCGTGCGCTCGAGCGCGACCTCGACCAGCGCTTCGGTGTCGGGCCGGGGGATGAGCACACGCTGGTCCACCTTGAACGACAGCCCGAAGAACTCCCGACGCCCGAGGATGTAGGCGATGGGCTCGCCCAGCCGGCGCCGCTTGATCAGCTCGCGAAAGCTGCCGAGCTCGCCCGGCGAGAGCGGGCGCTGGCTCTCGACGATGAGCCGGATGCGGTCGAGCCGCAGCGCCTCCGAGAGCAGGAGCTCCGCGTCCAGGCGCGCGCTCTCGATGTTGCGGCCGCGGAAGTCCTCGGTGGCCCAGGCCAGCACCTTGGCGATGGTCCAGGTTTCGGTCGCCGGGCTCTCGGTGGCTGCGCTCATGCGCGGCGGCTCTCCGCTTCCCGGCGCGACTCGTCCAGCGCGGCCTCGACCTCGCCGCGCACCTCGCCGAGCCGAGCCTCGCTCGGCGCTTCGAAGCGCACCACGATGACGGGACCCGTGTTCGAGGCCCGCACCAGACCCCAAGAGCCGTCCGCGTAGGTGATGCGCGCGCCGTCGATCTCGGTGAGCTCACCCTTGCCGCGCAGGCGCTCCTTGACGCCGGCGACGACGTCGAACTTCAAGGCGTCGGGGCAGTCCACACGGATCTCCGGGGTGCTGACGCCCTGGGGCAAGTCGGCGAGCAGCTCGACCACGGTCTTGTCGCCGCGCGACAGGATCTCGAGCAGCCGGAGCGCGGCGTAGATGCCGTCGTCGTAGCCGAAGTAGCGATCGGCGAAGAAGAAGTGCCCGCTCATCTCGCCGGCCAGCACGGCCGACTCCTCCTTCATCTTGGTCTTGATCAGCGAGTGCCCCGTCTTCCACATGATGGGCTTGCCGCCGTGCTTGGCGATGTCGTCGTAGGTGGACTGCGAGCACTTCACCTCGCCGATGACCGTCGCGCCCTTGCGCTCGCGCAGGATGTCCCGGGCGAACAGCGCCAGCAGGCGATCGCCCCAGACGATCTCGCCGCTCGCGTCCACGACGCCCATGCGGTCGCCGTCGCCGTCCCAGGCGATGCCGACGCGCGCCCCCTTCTCCTTCACCGTGGCGATCAGAACCTCCAGGTTCTTCGGCACCGTGGGGTCCGGGTGGTGGTTGGGGAACGAGCCGTTCATGTCGCAGTAGAGCGCCACCGGCGAGAGCCCGGTGTCGCGCAGCGCCCGAACCCCGAGCGGTCCGGCGGCGCCGTTGCCGGCGTCGATCACCACGGTCATCTCTTTCCGCGCCAGGCGGACGCGCTTGCGCAGCTCGTCCAGGTAGGCCTCCTCGATGGGGCAGCTCTCGAGCGAGCCCCGAGGCCCGAGCGGCTCGCTCGAGCTCTCGACGTATTCGGCGAGCTTCTGGAGGTCGGCGCCGAAGAACGACGCCTTGCCCTTCATGATCTTGAAGCCGTTCTCGTCGCCGGGGTTGTGGCTCCCCGTGATCATCACGCCGCCGTCGGCGTCGAGGTGGTGAACCCCGAAGTACATCAGCGGCGTCGGCCCGACGCCCACGTCCACCACCTCCGCGCCGGCCTCGATGAGGCCGTGCACCAGCGCCTCGAACAGCCGCGGTCCGGAGCGCCGGCAGTCGCGGCACACCACGACACGCGGGTGGGCCTTCGTCGCAGGGCGGAGCATCTTGGCGAGACCGCGGCCGATCTTCCGGACCAGGTCGTCGGTCAGGTCACGGTCGGCGACCCCGCGAATGTCGTACTCGCGAAACACGTGGGCGCTCATGGGACGCGGGACCATACACTCAAAAGCCTTGCCAGTCAGGCGACGTGCGCCGAGCTTCACTGAGCCGCGGCGCCGCCCGGCTTGTACTTCTGCGCCGGCCGCCCGCAGCTCACCGGCTCGGCGCACGCGCGCTGCGCCTTCTCCGGCGTGAGCTCGTCCACGTTGTTCGGGTACCAGTACGCGCGCAACACTTGCAGCGCGCCGGCTTGGGGCCACGACATGCTGACCGGACGGTAGTAGCAGCCCTTCGGCGGTACGACCCAGGCGCCGCTCTGCCACTCCCAGCGCCCCGCGACCCAGTCCCAGTGACCGTCGAGCCAGACGCAGTCCTCGTTGTCCGGCCGCTCCGGCACCACCTCCGCGACCGCGGGCGGCGGTGGGTACTCGACGCTCACGATGAGGGCCGCGTTGCCAGGGTGCGGACCGGTGGGCGGTCCCGGAATGCCCGAGCTGCAGGCGAGCCCCAAGAGCCCGAGCAACGTCAGCGAGCGGCGCGCCATCACATCACCCAGAAATACCCCAGGTAGGTCTCGACGATGACCTTGCCGAACAACATGAACTCCAGCGTCGCCAGCACCAAGAACGGGCCGAAAGGCAGCCGCGACTGGCCCAGGCCTTCCTCTGCCTCTTCGCCGATCGGATCCGCGGCGAGCTCCTCCTCCAGCTCCCGGCGCTCCTCGTCCGTCTCGGCCTCCTCGATGGCGCGCAGGAGCTCCTCGCGCTCGAGCTTCACCGCCGCCGGCTCCTCGATCTTGCCCTGCGTGACGAACACGACGACGGCTGCGATGGTGCCCTGCACCGCACCGGCCAGGAGGGCGAACACGGCCCCGGGCCAGCCGAACCACGCTCCCGCGAGCATGGTGAGCTTCGCGTCACCGATGCCCATGCCGGCCCTGCCGCGGAGCTTCTTGTAGAGCACGTCGAACGGCAGCCAGATCATCACGAAGCCAATGGCAGCGCCGAGCAGCGATTCGGTCCAGGTGACCTCCTGCCGGAGCGGGACGGTGAGCACGCCGAGCAGCGTGCCGCCCAGCGTGATTTCGTCCGGCAGAATCATGTACTCGAGGTCGATGAACGCCGCGGCCAGGAGCCCGAGCGCCAGCGCAAAGTAAGGCAGGAACAAGACGAGCGCCTTCCACCAGAGCGTCTCCGGCGGCAGCGTGGCGACGCGCACCTCGAAGACCGCCCAGGCCGCGAGCCCGCCCAGCGCCTCGACCAGCGGGTAGCGCGGCGAGATGCGCGCGCCGCAGCAGCGCGCCTTCCCCAGGAGCAGCAGCCAGCCGAAGACGGGCAGGTTGTCGAAGGCTCGGATCGCCTTGCCGCAGTGGGGGCAGCGCGACGGCGGGTACGCCAGGTTCTCTCCGCGCGGCAGCCGGTAGATGACGACGTTCAAGAAGCTGCCGAAGGCGAGCCCCAGCGCGACGACCGTCGCGGCCTGGAACCAATACGGCAGCTCCCCGAGCGTGGGCACGTCCTCTCCGGTTACTCCCCCGCGAGCAAGGCGTCGAGCTTCCCGGCGCGCTCCAGCAGGTGAAGCTCCAGGTACCCGCCGATGGGGCGCTCACCGATGAAGATCTGGGGCACCGTCTGGAGACCGGTAACCTGCAACAGCCAGGCGCGCCGTTCGGCGTCCCCGGAGACGTCGATCTCCTCGAACGGGACACCCTTCTTCACCAGGAGGCGCTTGGCCAGCATGCAGTACCCGCAGAACTTCGTGCGGTACATGACGACCCGGGCGGCCATTCTCTTCCCCAAGCCTACGGCGCTCTCCCCGTCCTGCCCAGGTCGCGATAAGTTCGGCCGGCCATGCCGAGCTCGGAAACGACCACTCTCTCCCTGGAACGCTACGCGCCCGACGCCAAGGGGCTCGTCGCGGGAGCCCAAGCCATCGCCGACGAGCGCAAGCACCCCGAGGTGCTGCCCCTGCACCTGCTCGTGCGGATGCTCGAGCGCGAGCCGGGCGTGGTGGCGGTCTTCCGCTCCGCGAACGTGGACGTGGTCGAGCTACAGTCCGCGTGCGAGCGCGCGCTCGGGCAGCTGCCGAGCAGCAAAGAGCCGGCCTACCTGTCGGCGTCGATGCTCGACCTCTTGGAGCGCGCGGGGCGCGAGGCGGAGCGCGAGCGCAGCGGCAGCGTGGCGCTCGAGCACCTGCTGAACGCTTTGTCGCAGGAGATCCGCGGACCCGCCGGCGAGATCCTGGGAGCGATGGGCATCGCGCCGGGCTCGCTTCGAGGTCACCTCTCCGCGTTGCGCTCGGTGCCGAGGTCGAGCCCGCGCAAGCCGGCGACCGGAGCCGCGTCCGCCGAGCAGTTCACCCACGACTGGGTCGAGGACGCCCGGGCGGGACGTCTGGATCCGGTGATCGGCCGCGACGGCGAGGTCCGCCGACTGACCACGATCCTGGAGCGGCGGCAGAAGAACAACACGCTGCTCGTCGGCGAGCCCGGTGTGGGCAAGGGCGCGGTGATCTCGGGTCTCGCACAGCGCATCGCGGACGGCGACGTGCCGACCACGCTGGCGGGCGTGCGCCTCTTGGAGATCGACGCGGCCGCCCTGGTCGCGGGCACGCGGCTGCGCAGCGACGTGGACGAGCGCATGCGCGGCCTGCTCGCCTCGCTGGCCGACGACAAACGCGGACAGCCGGTGCTGGTCGCCCGCGGGATGGACCAGCTCTTCGGCCAAGGGCCCGCCGGCACCGCCGTCGGCGACTTCCTGAAATCCCCGCTCGCGCGCGGGGAAATCCGCATGCTCGCCACCACCACGCCGGAGGGCCTGCGCAAGATCGCCGACAAGGACCCCACCGTCCTCCGAGCGTTCACCACGCTGCCAATCGACGAGCCCAGCGTGGACGGCGCCATCGAGATCCTGCGCGGCGTCACCAGTCGCTACGAGGACCGCCACCAGGTGGAGATCAGCGAAGGCGCCATCGGCTCCGCGGTGCGCCTGGCCAAGCGTTACCTCCAGGATCGCTTCCTGCCCGACAGCGCCATCGACCTGCTCGACGAGACCGCCGCCGCCAAGCGCGTCGAGACCGACGGCATCCCCGCCCCCGTGGACGCGGCGATGCGCCGCGCGGAGTCGCTGAAGGCCCAGCTGCACTCGCTGGAGCGCACGGAGGACGCGGCGACCCGCGCCACCCGCGACAAGCTCGCGGCAGAGCTCGCCCAGCTCGAGCCGAAGGTCACGGAGATGAAGAGCAAGCTCGAGTCGCGACGGGGCGCCGTGGCCGCGGTGCGCGCGCTGAAGAACGAGCTCGACTCGGCGCGCGCCGCGCTGGAAGAAGCCCGCGCCAAGAAGGAGTTCGCCAAGCTGGGCGAGCTGGAGCACGTCACGCTCCCTGAGCTGGAGAAGCGCCACCGCGCCGCCGAGGACGCCGCGCGCAGCGCCGGCGTGCTCGAAGAGGGCTCGCGTCTGGTCACCGAAGGCGACGTGGCCGCGACGCTCGCCATCTGGACCGGCATCCCGGTGGCGAAGATGCTGGAGGGCGAGGCCGACAAGCTCTTGAAGATGGAGACCCGCCTCGAGCAGCGCGTCGTCGGCCAGGACGAAGCCGTGAAGGCCATCGCCCGCGCGGTGCGCCGCGGCCGCGTCGGCCTGCGAGATCCGGGCAAGCCCATCGGCAGCTTCCTTTTCCTCGGCCCGAGCGGCGTCGGCAAGACGGAGCTCGGCAAGGCCCTGGCCGAGTTCCTCTTCGACGACGAGGCCGCCCTCACCCGCCTGGACATGAGCGAGTTCATGGAGCGCCACATGGCCCAGCGCCTGATCGGCGCGCCCCCCGGCTACGCGGACAGCGAGCAAGGCGGCTTCCTCACCGAGGCAGTGCGCCGCCGCCCCTACTCCGTCCTGCTCTTCGACGAGGTCGAAAAAGCCCACCAGGACGTGTTCAACCTGCTCCTGCAAGTGCTCGACGACGGCCGCCTCACCGACGGCCGCGGCCGCAGCGCCGACTTCTCGAACACGGTCGTGATCATGACCAGCAACATCGGCTCGCAGCGCATCCTGGAGACCGATCCCAAGCTGTTCGAGTCCGAAGACGGCCGCGAGGCCCTGCGCGACGTGCTGGTCGGCCAGCTCGGCGAGTTCTTCCGCCCCGAGTTCC is drawn from Polyangiaceae bacterium and contains these coding sequences:
- a CDS encoding phosphomannomutase/phosphoglucomutase — encoded protein: MSAHVFREYDIRGVADRDLTDDLVRKIGRGLAKMLRPATKAHPRVVVCRDCRRSGPRLFEALVHGLIEAGAEVVDVGVGPTPLMYFGVHHLDADGGVMITGSHNPGDENGFKIMKGKASFFGADLQKLAEYVESSSEPLGPRGSLESCPIEEAYLDELRKRVRLARKEMTVVIDAGNGAAGPLGVRALRDTGLSPVALYCDMNGSFPNHHPDPTVPKNLEVLIATVKEKGARVGIAWDGDGDRMGVVDASGEIVWGDRLLALFARDILRERKGATVIGEVKCSQSTYDDIAKHGGKPIMWKTGHSLIKTKMKEESAVLAGEMSGHFFFADRYFGYDDGIYAALRLLEILSRGDKTVVELLADLPQGVSTPEIRVDCPDALKFDVVAGVKERLRGKGELTEIDGARITYADGSWGLVRASNTGPVIVVRFEAPSEARLGEVRGEVEAALDESRREAESRRA
- a CDS encoding hydrogenase, translated to MALAILAVPLLGALSALLLRKQSRVRALLLPTTALTHLVLTLLAIFRPDQVAISGWLALDAPGRFFLLVTSVIFVLGTAYSVTYLGLHPERDNRVFCVTTLIMLAALSAVAMAAHLGLLWVAIEASTLAAAPLVYFNKNPASIEATWKYLMVGSVGIALALLGSLFLGYAALAGTGQTSLDLGRLADEAPRFSRPWLRAAFVVLLVGYGTKMGLAPMHTWKPDAYGEAPGAVGALLAGAMTNAAFLALLRVYRIVDAGGEGEFARQLLVTMGLVSMGWAAVFLVRQPDFKRMLGYSSVEHMGILVLGVGIGGAGTSAALLHSANNGLAKVVMFLAAANIHRAFGSKRVEDLPGAIRHLPVSAVLFVLGFLAATGAPPFGPFVSLFGVARASLGGGRWFVGSAFLLLLAAVFAGMAATVLDVAYRASSERTPRFRDRAGTTLAPALALGLLVVLGVALPRPFSELIGAASRALTGAG
- the grxC gene encoding glutaredoxin 3 codes for the protein MAARVVMYRTKFCGYCMLAKRLLVKKGVPFEEIDVSGDAERRAWLLQVTGLQTVPQIFIGERPIGGYLELHLLERAGKLDALLAGE
- a CDS encoding YXWGXW repeat-containing protein, with translation MARRSLTLLGLLGLACSSGIPGPPTGPHPGNAALIVSVEYPPPPAVAEVVPERPDNEDCVWLDGHWDWVAGRWEWQSGAWVVPPKGCYYRPVSMSWPQAGALQVLRAYWYPNNVDELTPEKAQRACAEPVSCGRPAQKYKPGGAAAQ
- a CDS encoding collagen-like protein, giving the protein MKTYSSTLALCLVGAAFLGCSGEDGAAGAKGAQGDPGAQGNPGAKGDPGDPGDPGAQGDPGAKGDPGDPGATGDAGQDWPGPAPAAYTAADGIKGGAAFSEWFGTNGAGKGTLAQYSLTVGSEFVRCKSCHGWDGLGNAGSYANRTGLSTGTATRPDVSDVNLRVTVATNTYQELYDLIEASWGRPMNLGSDNRHPDFSTFLDAGQIWNIVKFMREEWVEPNALYDLQVSGPPMHYEMVAGVWTLMKPTLTFSNIGKDGDAVAGKTLYGTKCQNCHGATGATVTLESGTMTLGQFVRAKPHEAWFKIKFGQGTAMAPGDVKATSDLKNLYKALANTTDFPDK
- a CDS encoding NADH-quinone oxidoreductase subunit C; translated protein: MSAKRARNAASVALAEIPRVPFQELAAELTASGARLASLFGAQTGEGLELYAVIAHDDDAELGLVRAPLPDRYPALTLACPEAHWFERELAEQWGVVPVGHPFLKPIRFHRSFRPGHDAWGRDPAEPIVPGDADFYRVAGDEVHEVAVGPVHAGVIEPGHFRLQCHGEQVLHLEISLGYQHRGVERAALGGPHRLTLAQMETIAGDTTVGHTTAYCQALEALARVAVPPRAQVVRAIGLELERLANHTGDLGALAGDVAYQPTAAFCGRLRGDFLNMTALIAGSRFGRGLIRPGGVGFDLDDELVSELRRRLDAAERDVRGAAELLFASAGTQARFEETGVVGKATMRSIGAVGVAARASGLPRDVRHDHPSGAYRFFQLPVATAERGDVYSRAFVRWLEMEDSIDFVRDRLDDLPRARPSAPVTELTPSSLVVSLVEGWRGELCHVALTDERGRLARYKITDPSFHNWFALALALRDQEISDFPLCNKSFNLSYAGHDL
- the prmC gene encoding peptide chain release factor N(5)-glutamine methyltransferase, with the protein product MSAATESPATETWTIAKVLAWATEDFRGRNIESARLDAELLLSEALRLDRIRLIVESQRPLSPGELGSFRELIKRRRLGEPIAYILGRREFFGLSFKVDQRVLIPRPDTEALVEVALERTRARYMFGNALDLCTGSGCVAVSFAKQRPTWRVTATDVSEPALGLALENAQRLGAVFGMRFLAGDLFAPIPASERFDLITANPPYIPEADVAKLDAGIRDFEPKVALSAGADGLDVIRRIVAEGVSRLVPGGVLALEVQYDQAPRVRELFARAGLVELATRRDLGGHERVVSGEVEG
- a CDS encoding 4Fe-4S binding protein; its protein translation is MLKALLARARQGHRTLKYPAGPPVEQPARFRGLPVLDQTKCPEGCEACIDSCPTVAIARGEELTLDLGRCLLCTECTRACPTGAIELTKDARLAVRRREHLRLRSGAELERAHALEGELMQLFGRSLKLRQVSAGGCNACEADCNVLGTVVWDMGRFGIQFVASPRHADGLLITGPVTENMRLALQKTYAALPDPKLVIAVGACAISGGPFLESDAQHGGADGTVPVDLYVPGCPPHPLTILDGLLRLLGRVQS
- a CDS encoding prepilin peptidase codes for the protein MPYWFQAATVVALGLAFGSFLNVVIYRLPRGENLAYPPSRCPHCGKAIRAFDNLPVFGWLLLLGKARCCGARISPRYPLVEALGGLAAWAVFEVRVATLPPETLWWKALVLFLPYFALALGLLAAAFIDLEYMILPDEITLGGTLLGVLTVPLRQEVTWTESLLGAAIGFVMIWLPFDVLYKKLRGRAGMGIGDAKLTMLAGAWFGWPGAVFALLAGAVQGTIAAVVVFVTQGKIEEPAAVKLEREELLRAIEEAETDEERRELEEELAADPIGEEAEEGLGQSRLPFGPFLVLATLEFMLFGKVIVETYLGYFWVM
- a CDS encoding AAA family ATPase, whose amino-acid sequence is MPSSETTTLSLERYAPDAKGLVAGAQAIADERKHPEVLPLHLLVRMLEREPGVVAVFRSANVDVVELQSACERALGQLPSSKEPAYLSASMLDLLERAGREAERERSGSVALEHLLNALSQEIRGPAGEILGAMGIAPGSLRGHLSALRSVPRSSPRKPATGAASAEQFTHDWVEDARAGRLDPVIGRDGEVRRLTTILERRQKNNTLLVGEPGVGKGAVISGLAQRIADGDVPTTLAGVRLLEIDAAALVAGTRLRSDVDERMRGLLASLADDKRGQPVLVARGMDQLFGQGPAGTAVGDFLKSPLARGEIRMLATTTPEGLRKIADKDPTVLRAFTTLPIDEPSVDGAIEILRGVTSRYEDRHQVEISEGAIGSAVRLAKRYLQDRFLPDSAIDLLDETAAAKRVETDGIPAPVDAAMRRAESLKAQLHSLERTEDAATRATRDKLAAELAQLEPKVTEMKSKLESRRGAVAAVRALKNELDSARAALEEARAKKEFAKLGELEHVTLPELEKRHRAAEDAARSAGVLEEGSRLVTEGDVAATLAIWTGIPVAKMLEGEADKLLKMETRLEQRVVGQDEAVKAIARAVRRGRVGLRDPGKPIGSFLFLGPSGVGKTELGKALAEFLFDDEAALTRLDMSEFMERHMAQRLIGAPPGYADSEQGGFLTEAVRRRPYSVLLFDEVEKAHQDVFNLLLQVLDDGRLTDGRGRSADFSNTVVIMTSNIGSQRILETDPKLFESEDGREALRDVLVGQLGEFFRPEFLNRIDDVVVFRSLTKVDLRKIVDIQLRRLDKLLSDRQVKLELSEEAKLRLVDLGYEPALGARPLRRAILKQVQDPLAESLLGNKYAEGTSIKVGLDGEKFTFTG